A part of Arachis hypogaea cultivar Tifrunner chromosome 12, arahy.Tifrunner.gnm2.J5K5, whole genome shotgun sequence genomic DNA contains:
- the LOC112728145 gene encoding uncharacterized protein, whose product MHRSFSRHLWLVLRYAILNLKVIQATISLAKQEGLLVSLDLASFEMVRKFKPPLMKLLESGNIDLCFANQDEATELLRDEHNADPVAALEFLAKYCKRAVVTLGHKECIAKHGKEVKFMVSTNWRPYLATRRNNFHGSPKHNTSLFR is encoded by the exons ATGCATCGAAGTTTCTCAAGA CACTTGTGGCTGGTTTTGAGGTATGCAATTCTCAATTTGAAAGTTATTCAAGCAACAATTTCTTTGGCCAAACAGGAAGGTCTTCTTGTTTCTTTGGATTTGGCCAGTTTTGAG ATGGTGAGAAAATTTAAGCCACCACTTATGAAGTTATTGGAGTCTGGCAATATAGACCTCTGTTTTGCCAATCAGGATGAAGCAACGGAACTTCTAAG GGATGAGCATAATGCCGATCCAGTTGCTGCTCTAGAATTTCTAGCTAAGTATTGCAAAAGGGCTGTGGTAACTTTGGGCCATAAAGAATGCATTGCTAAACATGGCAAGGAG GTGAAATTTATGGTTAGTACCAACTGGAGGCCATACCTTGCAACAAGAAGAAACAATTTTCACGGGTCCCCCAAACATAATACATCATTATTTAGATGA